A genomic segment from Triticum dicoccoides isolate Atlit2015 ecotype Zavitan chromosome 1A, WEW_v2.0, whole genome shotgun sequence encodes:
- the LOC119353628 gene encoding probable glycosyltransferase STELLO2, whose product HAGSTKSPRSPRAAPGSDRRHPRPFAKSLDFSNWAADHSSKLLLLLFAVASVAAVFLLRGAGPDAAALLCLDRSASRSAAGPAKLPYPDVAWSKIPPLAIASAAPFASFRAERWIVVSVSSPPTAALAALTRVKGWQLLAVGNSHTPAGWDLKGAIFLSLDLQAQLGYRSVDFLPYASHVRKTAGYLFAIQHGAKLIFDADDRAEVPGNDLGKHFDVDLGSGIANHPVLLQYSHADPNRTVVNPYVHFGQRSVWPRGLPLDKVGEVAHEAFYTEIFSGRQFIQQGLSDGLPDVDAVFYFTRKPPTAPFDLRFDPEAPKVALPQGMMAPVNSFNTLFHAQAFWGLMMPVSVSSMAADVIRGYWAQRILWEIGGYVAFYPPTIYRKDHVQAYPFAEEKDLHVNVGRLIKFLNEWRSNKQSLFEKILDLSYAMAEEGFWMEQDVRLTAAWLQDLLAAGYRQPRLMSLEIDRQRATIGEGDMKEFVPKKLPSVHLGVDEIGTVNYEIGNLIKWRKNFGNVVLIMHVSGPVDRVALEWRLLYGRIFKTVIILAEHSNAELAVERCPLSHAYKYLPKVFARYGGADGFLFLQDHMILNYWNLLQADKEKLWITDKIAHSWVTIPLESNKEEWFVKQGAMVKQVVGSSPVHFQSKYKESMGEDKIVFCGSELFYVPRQFVEDFGDLVGLVGNLDLHHKIAVPMFFLAMDSPQNFDSEALAGTVFKTNLAANETFSSIYTAQSPAVFPVKVMNEIDFIKVIRLMSKGDPLLMELV is encoded by the exons CACGCCGGGAGCACCAAGTCGCCGAGGTCCCCGCGCGCCGCGCCGGGCTCCGACCGCCGCCACCCGCGGCCCTTCGCCAAGAGCCTCGACTTCAGCAACTGGGCCGCCGACCACTCCTCcaagctgctcctcctcctcttcgccgtcgcctccgtcgccgccgtcttcctcctccgcGGCGCCGGCCCGGACGCCGCGGCCCTCCTCTGCCTCGACCGCTCCGCCTCCCGCTCCGCCGCCGGCCCCGCCAAGCTCCCCTACCCGGACGTCGCCTGGTCCAAAATCCCGCCGCTCGCCATCGCCTCGGCCGCCCCCTTCGCGTCCTTCCGCGCCGAGAGGTGGATCGTCGTCTCCGTCTCCTCCCCGCCCACCGCCGCGCTCGCCGCGCTCACCCGCGTCAAGGGCTGGCAGCTCCTCGCCGTCGGCAACTCGCACACCCCCGCCGGCTGGGACCTCAAGGGCGCCATCTTCCTCTCCCTCGACCTGCAGGCGCAGCTCGGCTACCGCTCGGTCGACTTCCTGCCCTACGCGTCCCACGTCCGCAAGACGGCGGGCTACCTCTTCGCCATCCAGCACGGGGCCAAGCTCATCTTCGACGCCGATGACCGCGCCGAGGTGCCGGGGAATGATCTCGGGAAGCATTTCGATGTTGATCTGGGATCTGGCATCGCCAACCACCCCGTGCTGCTCCAGTACAGCCACGCGGATCCCAACCGCACGGTGGTGAACCCGTATGTGCACTTCGGCCAGCGCTCGGTGTGGCCGCGGGGGCTGCCGCTGGATAAGGTCGGGGAGGTGGCACACGAGGCGTTCTACACCGAGATCTTCAGTGGCCGCCAGTTCATTCAGCAGGGCTTGTCTGACGGTTTGCCGGATGTGGATGCCGTCTTCTACTTCACTAGAAAGCCGCCAACAGCGCCATTCGACCTCAGGTTTGATCCGGAGGCCCCCAAGGTGGCGCTTCCACAGGGCATGATGGCGCCAGTGAACTCCTTCAATACATTGTTCCACGCACAGGCTTTCTGGGGCCTGATGATGCCTGTTTCAGTGAGTTCAATGGCGGCAGATGTCATCCGTGGGTACTGGGCTCAGCGGATCTTGTGGGAGATTGGTGGGTACGTGGCTTTCTACCCACCAACTATTTACCGGAAGGATCATGTGCAGGCCTACCCATTTGCAGAGGAGAAGGATCTGCATGTGAATGTTGGCAGACTGATCAAATTCTTGAATGAGTGGAGGTCAAACAAGCAGAGCCTGTTCGAGAAGATTCTTGATTTAAGCTACGCCATGGCTGAGGAGGGGTTCTGGATGGAGCAGGATGTGAGATTGACAGCTGCTTGGCTGCAGGATCTTCTGGCAGCAGGGTATCGGCAGCCTCGGCTCATGTCATTGGAGATTGACAGGCAACGGGCAACCATTGGGGAGGGTGACATGAAGGAGTTTGTGCCCAAGAAGCTGCCATCCGTGCACCTTGGGGTTGATGAAATTGGCACAGTGAACTATGAGATTGGAAATCTGATTAAGTGGAGAAAGAACTTTGGTAATGTCGTGCTGATCATGCATGTTAGTGGACCTGTAGATCGTGTGGCCTTGGAGTGGAGGCTGCTATATGGACGGATATTCAAGACAGTTATCATTCTTGCCGAGCATAGCAATGCAGAGCTTGCTGTTGAACGCTGCCCTCTGTCACACGCATACAA GTATCTTCCCAAGGTGTTTGCAAGATACGGTGGTGCTGATGGATTTCTCTTCCTCCAAGACCACATGATTCTTAACTACTGGAACCTTCTGCAAGCCGACAAGGAAAAACTCTGGATAACTGATAAG ATTGCACATTCTTGGGTTACTATTCCACTGGAGAGCAATAAAGAGGAATGGTTTGTTAAGCAAGGTGCTATGGTTAAGCAAGTCGTTGGCAGTTCCCCTGTTCATTTCCAGTCGAAGTATAAAGAAAGCATGGGCGAAGATAAGATTGTATTCTGTGGCAGCGAACTGTTCTACGTGCCCCGACAGTTTGTTGAGGACTTTGGTGATCTTGTGGGTCTCGTTGGCAATTTGGATCTGCATCATAAGATTGCGGTCCCCATGTTCTTCTTGGCGATGGACTCGCCTCAAAATTTTGATTCGGAAGCTCTGGCCGGAACAGTTTTCAAGACCAACTTGGCAGCCAATGAGACTTTCTCAAGTATTTATACAGCTCAGTCACCTGCTGTTTTCCCAGTTAAAGTGATGAACGAGATTGATTTCATCAAGGTAATCCGGCTTATGTCCAAGGGAGACCCTCTTCTGATGGAGTTGGTATAA